The proteins below come from a single Bombyx mori chromosome 7, ASM3026992v2 genomic window:
- the LOC101741865 gene encoding uncharacterized protein LOC101741865 isoform X4: MSHMLPEGEVMRRVACADVCPAPTLCASENKELLRQQLLSASKERSAEKSEQPKPKHRNRQKNRWKLKFHHQALPQEYLDHYEQSLQKANAKQKQKEKPKPEPALDVNNITNEAFKVWAQRLASIQNNTVLALSDALPTSMMPLRQDRTEDKRKKNPAIAPSKIVTYDDLPYMGEMTLNNSKPRRGRKPKKADICHLIYENYGTVVPGQPSPREGLNLVPSPFREPINPKTDLQNKIISNLMERKLSQENKRRMENASPSQYSTPALIGHDEPLNLCIRDLRDLKIQIQKKFGNIYTSLLDVKSDDADNSDPESCKSEQPNAISVIQRNTSICPPAPSPLQDADTKLVLKQITDLLDPKLIDRLEDAKKSPEAKMKRASPNPIQGPVKRKRSAIFIPPVPTKSNSTTPTTEVSICKFKFTGGSKPSLQEKKMLSVDSGGNFRYYSGGNKGNKGYEYLQNNQARSQQTGELSVDTKPKEGFKEEESKKKRKSRKSLQREKLEQTFKEKGFLIQTQQLQSAEGATYCKFRQLRKFTRYLFRSWKDYLPGELEEKPTENNEVRDTAGDWS, encoded by the exons ATGTCACACATGTTGCCCGAAGGAG AAGTGATGCGGCGCGTGGCGTGCGCGGACGTGTGTCCCGCACCGACGCTCTGCGC CTCCGAAAACAAGGAGTTACTCCGCCAACAGCTGCTGTCAGCCAGCAAGGAGCGATCCGCCGAAAAGTCTGAACAACCTAAACCAAAACACAGGAATAGACAGAAGAACCGATGGAAGCTCAAGTTCCACCATCAGGCGTTGCCCCAAGAATACCTTGACCACTACGAGCAGAGCTTGCAGAAGGCCAACGCGAAACAGAAACAGAAGGAGAAACCGAAGCCCGAACCGGCTCTCGACGTCAATAATATCACCAACGAAGCCTTTAAGGTTTGGGCGCAGCGCCTCGCCTCAATACAGAACAACACTGTCCTCGCACTCTCCGACGCGCTGCCGACCAGCATGATGCCACTCAGGCAAGATCGGACGGAAGATAAGAGGAAAAAGAATCCCGCCATCGCGCCCAGCAAGATCGTCACATACGACGACCTGCCATACATGGGGGAGATGACACTCAACAACTCCAAGCCGCGCCGGGGAAGAAAGCCGAAGAAGGCTGACATCTGTCATcttatttacgaaaattacggaACTGTAGTCCCCGGACAGCCCTCGCCACGTGAAGGGCTCAACTTAGTACCGTCGCCCTTCAGAGAACCGATCAACCCCAAGACTGACTTACAGAACAAGATTATATCTAATTTAATGGAACGAAAGCTCTCGCAAGAAAACAAGAGAAGAATGGAGAATGCCTCTCCCTCGCAGTACTCCACTCCGGCACTCATCGGGCACGACGAGCCACTTAACCTCTGCATCAGAGATCTACGCGACCTTAAAATTCAGATTCAGAAGAAATTTGGCAATATTTACACATCGCTGCTTGACGTGAAGTCCGACGACGCCGATAACTCAGATCCGGAGTCTTGCAAAAGCGAACAGCCTAACGCCATCTCTGTCATACAAAGGAACACCAGCATCTGTCCTCCCGCTCCCTCCCCTCTACAGGATGCGGATACAAAACTCGTCCTCAAGCAGATAACTGATTTATTAGATCCGAAACTTATCGACAGACTCGAAGATGCTAAAAAGAGTCCAGAGGCAAAGATGAAAAGGGCTTCTCCGAACCCAATCCAAGGTCCAGTGAAGAGGAAGAGATCTGCAATCTTTATTCCTCCCGTTCCAACCAAAAGCAATTCCACCACCCCCACTACTGAAGTGAGTATATGCAAGTTCAAGTTCACAGGCGGATCTAAGCCTTCGCTACAAGAGAAAAAGATGCTCTCAGTGGATTCGGGGGGAAACTTTCGGTACTACAGTGGCGGGAACAAGGGGAACAAAGGATATgagtatttacaaaataatcaaGCCAGGAGCCAACAGACCGGAGAACTTTCCGTAGATACAAAACCGAAAGAGGGCTTCAAAGAAGAAGAgagtaaaaaaaagagaaagagCAGAAAGAGTCTACAGAGAGAGAAATTGGAGCAAACATTCAAGGAGAAAGGGTTCCTCATACAAACGCAGCAACTGCAGTCGGCTGAAGGAGCGACCTACTGTAAATTTCGACAATTACGGAAATTTACAAGGTACTTATTCCGGAGTTGGAAGGATTATTTGCCCGGGGAATTGGAAGAAAAGCCAACCGAGAATAACGAGGTCAGGGACACCGCCGGGGACTGGAGTTAA
- the LOC101741865 gene encoding uncharacterized protein LOC101741865 isoform X3, which yields MSHMLPEGEVMRRVACADVCPAPTLCASSENKELLRQQLLSASKERSAEKSEQPKPKHRNRQKNRWKLKFHHQALPQEYLDHYEQSLQKANAKQKQKEKPKPEPALDVNNITNEAFKVWAQRLASIQNNTVLALSDALPTSMMPLRQDRTEDKRKKNPAIAPSKIVTYDDLPYMGEMTLNNSKPRRGRKPKKADICHLIYENYGTVVPGQPSPREGLNLVPSPFREPINPKTDLQNKIISNLMERKLSQENKRRMENASPSQYSTPALIGHDEPLNLCIRDLRDLKIQIQKKFGNIYTSLLDVKSDDADNSDPESCKSEQPNAISVIQRNTSICPPAPSPLQDADTKLVLKQITDLLDPKLIDRLEDAKKSPEAKMKRASPNPIQGPVKRKRSAIFIPPVPTKSNSTTPTTEVSICKFKFTGGSKPSLQEKKMLSVDSGGNFRYYSGGNKGNKGYEYLQNNQARSQQTGELSVDTKPKEGFKEEESKKKRKSRKSLQREKLEQTFKEKGFLIQTQQLQSAEGATYCKFRQLRKFTRYLFRSWKDYLPGELEEKPTENNEVRDTAGDWS from the exons ATGTCACACATGTTGCCCGAAGGAG AAGTGATGCGGCGCGTGGCGTGCGCGGACGTGTGTCCCGCACCGACGCTCTGCGC AAGCTCCGAAAACAAGGAGTTACTCCGCCAACAGCTGCTGTCAGCCAGCAAGGAGCGATCCGCCGAAAAGTCTGAACAACCTAAACCAAAACACAGGAATAGACAGAAGAACCGATGGAAGCTCAAGTTCCACCATCAGGCGTTGCCCCAAGAATACCTTGACCACTACGAGCAGAGCTTGCAGAAGGCCAACGCGAAACAGAAACAGAAGGAGAAACCGAAGCCCGAACCGGCTCTCGACGTCAATAATATCACCAACGAAGCCTTTAAGGTTTGGGCGCAGCGCCTCGCCTCAATACAGAACAACACTGTCCTCGCACTCTCCGACGCGCTGCCGACCAGCATGATGCCACTCAGGCAAGATCGGACGGAAGATAAGAGGAAAAAGAATCCCGCCATCGCGCCCAGCAAGATCGTCACATACGACGACCTGCCATACATGGGGGAGATGACACTCAACAACTCCAAGCCGCGCCGGGGAAGAAAGCCGAAGAAGGCTGACATCTGTCATcttatttacgaaaattacggaACTGTAGTCCCCGGACAGCCCTCGCCACGTGAAGGGCTCAACTTAGTACCGTCGCCCTTCAGAGAACCGATCAACCCCAAGACTGACTTACAGAACAAGATTATATCTAATTTAATGGAACGAAAGCTCTCGCAAGAAAACAAGAGAAGAATGGAGAATGCCTCTCCCTCGCAGTACTCCACTCCGGCACTCATCGGGCACGACGAGCCACTTAACCTCTGCATCAGAGATCTACGCGACCTTAAAATTCAGATTCAGAAGAAATTTGGCAATATTTACACATCGCTGCTTGACGTGAAGTCCGACGACGCCGATAACTCAGATCCGGAGTCTTGCAAAAGCGAACAGCCTAACGCCATCTCTGTCATACAAAGGAACACCAGCATCTGTCCTCCCGCTCCCTCCCCTCTACAGGATGCGGATACAAAACTCGTCCTCAAGCAGATAACTGATTTATTAGATCCGAAACTTATCGACAGACTCGAAGATGCTAAAAAGAGTCCAGAGGCAAAGATGAAAAGGGCTTCTCCGAACCCAATCCAAGGTCCAGTGAAGAGGAAGAGATCTGCAATCTTTATTCCTCCCGTTCCAACCAAAAGCAATTCCACCACCCCCACTACTGAAGTGAGTATATGCAAGTTCAAGTTCACAGGCGGATCTAAGCCTTCGCTACAAGAGAAAAAGATGCTCTCAGTGGATTCGGGGGGAAACTTTCGGTACTACAGTGGCGGGAACAAGGGGAACAAAGGATATgagtatttacaaaataatcaaGCCAGGAGCCAACAGACCGGAGAACTTTCCGTAGATACAAAACCGAAAGAGGGCTTCAAAGAAGAAGAgagtaaaaaaaagagaaagagCAGAAAGAGTCTACAGAGAGAGAAATTGGAGCAAACATTCAAGGAGAAAGGGTTCCTCATACAAACGCAGCAACTGCAGTCGGCTGAAGGAGCGACCTACTGTAAATTTCGACAATTACGGAAATTTACAAGGTACTTATTCCGGAGTTGGAAGGATTATTTGCCCGGGGAATTGGAAGAAAAGCCAACCGAGAATAACGAGGTCAGGGACACCGCCGGGGACTGGAGTTAA
- the LOC101741865 gene encoding uncharacterized protein LOC101741865 isoform X2: MQTSFCKQTDWWWDLLWFHSEVMRRVACADVCPAPTLCASENKELLRQQLLSASKERSAEKSEQPKPKHRNRQKNRWKLKFHHQALPQEYLDHYEQSLQKANAKQKQKEKPKPEPALDVNNITNEAFKVWAQRLASIQNNTVLALSDALPTSMMPLRQDRTEDKRKKNPAIAPSKIVTYDDLPYMGEMTLNNSKPRRGRKPKKADICHLIYENYGTVVPGQPSPREGLNLVPSPFREPINPKTDLQNKIISNLMERKLSQENKRRMENASPSQYSTPALIGHDEPLNLCIRDLRDLKIQIQKKFGNIYTSLLDVKSDDADNSDPESCKSEQPNAISVIQRNTSICPPAPSPLQDADTKLVLKQITDLLDPKLIDRLEDAKKSPEAKMKRASPNPIQGPVKRKRSAIFIPPVPTKSNSTTPTTEVSICKFKFTGGSKPSLQEKKMLSVDSGGNFRYYSGGNKGNKGYEYLQNNQARSQQTGELSVDTKPKEGFKEEESKKKRKSRKSLQREKLEQTFKEKGFLIQTQQLQSAEGATYCKFRQLRKFTRYLFRSWKDYLPGELEEKPTENNEVRDTAGDWS; the protein is encoded by the exons ATGCAAACATCTTTTTGCAAGCAAACtgactggtggtgggacctcttgtggttCCACTCgg AAGTGATGCGGCGCGTGGCGTGCGCGGACGTGTGTCCCGCACCGACGCTCTGCGC CTCCGAAAACAAGGAGTTACTCCGCCAACAGCTGCTGTCAGCCAGCAAGGAGCGATCCGCCGAAAAGTCTGAACAACCTAAACCAAAACACAGGAATAGACAGAAGAACCGATGGAAGCTCAAGTTCCACCATCAGGCGTTGCCCCAAGAATACCTTGACCACTACGAGCAGAGCTTGCAGAAGGCCAACGCGAAACAGAAACAGAAGGAGAAACCGAAGCCCGAACCGGCTCTCGACGTCAATAATATCACCAACGAAGCCTTTAAGGTTTGGGCGCAGCGCCTCGCCTCAATACAGAACAACACTGTCCTCGCACTCTCCGACGCGCTGCCGACCAGCATGATGCCACTCAGGCAAGATCGGACGGAAGATAAGAGGAAAAAGAATCCCGCCATCGCGCCCAGCAAGATCGTCACATACGACGACCTGCCATACATGGGGGAGATGACACTCAACAACTCCAAGCCGCGCCGGGGAAGAAAGCCGAAGAAGGCTGACATCTGTCATcttatttacgaaaattacggaACTGTAGTCCCCGGACAGCCCTCGCCACGTGAAGGGCTCAACTTAGTACCGTCGCCCTTCAGAGAACCGATCAACCCCAAGACTGACTTACAGAACAAGATTATATCTAATTTAATGGAACGAAAGCTCTCGCAAGAAAACAAGAGAAGAATGGAGAATGCCTCTCCCTCGCAGTACTCCACTCCGGCACTCATCGGGCACGACGAGCCACTTAACCTCTGCATCAGAGATCTACGCGACCTTAAAATTCAGATTCAGAAGAAATTTGGCAATATTTACACATCGCTGCTTGACGTGAAGTCCGACGACGCCGATAACTCAGATCCGGAGTCTTGCAAAAGCGAACAGCCTAACGCCATCTCTGTCATACAAAGGAACACCAGCATCTGTCCTCCCGCTCCCTCCCCTCTACAGGATGCGGATACAAAACTCGTCCTCAAGCAGATAACTGATTTATTAGATCCGAAACTTATCGACAGACTCGAAGATGCTAAAAAGAGTCCAGAGGCAAAGATGAAAAGGGCTTCTCCGAACCCAATCCAAGGTCCAGTGAAGAGGAAGAGATCTGCAATCTTTATTCCTCCCGTTCCAACCAAAAGCAATTCCACCACCCCCACTACTGAAGTGAGTATATGCAAGTTCAAGTTCACAGGCGGATCTAAGCCTTCGCTACAAGAGAAAAAGATGCTCTCAGTGGATTCGGGGGGAAACTTTCGGTACTACAGTGGCGGGAACAAGGGGAACAAAGGATATgagtatttacaaaataatcaaGCCAGGAGCCAACAGACCGGAGAACTTTCCGTAGATACAAAACCGAAAGAGGGCTTCAAAGAAGAAGAgagtaaaaaaaagagaaagagCAGAAAGAGTCTACAGAGAGAGAAATTGGAGCAAACATTCAAGGAGAAAGGGTTCCTCATACAAACGCAGCAACTGCAGTCGGCTGAAGGAGCGACCTACTGTAAATTTCGACAATTACGGAAATTTACAAGGTACTTATTCCGGAGTTGGAAGGATTATTTGCCCGGGGAATTGGAAGAAAAGCCAACCGAGAATAACGAGGTCAGGGACACCGCCGGGGACTGGAGTTAA
- the LOC101741865 gene encoding uncharacterized protein LOC101741865 isoform X1 → MQTSFCKQTDWWWDLLWFHSEVMRRVACADVCPAPTLCASSENKELLRQQLLSASKERSAEKSEQPKPKHRNRQKNRWKLKFHHQALPQEYLDHYEQSLQKANAKQKQKEKPKPEPALDVNNITNEAFKVWAQRLASIQNNTVLALSDALPTSMMPLRQDRTEDKRKKNPAIAPSKIVTYDDLPYMGEMTLNNSKPRRGRKPKKADICHLIYENYGTVVPGQPSPREGLNLVPSPFREPINPKTDLQNKIISNLMERKLSQENKRRMENASPSQYSTPALIGHDEPLNLCIRDLRDLKIQIQKKFGNIYTSLLDVKSDDADNSDPESCKSEQPNAISVIQRNTSICPPAPSPLQDADTKLVLKQITDLLDPKLIDRLEDAKKSPEAKMKRASPNPIQGPVKRKRSAIFIPPVPTKSNSTTPTTEVSICKFKFTGGSKPSLQEKKMLSVDSGGNFRYYSGGNKGNKGYEYLQNNQARSQQTGELSVDTKPKEGFKEEESKKKRKSRKSLQREKLEQTFKEKGFLIQTQQLQSAEGATYCKFRQLRKFTRYLFRSWKDYLPGELEEKPTENNEVRDTAGDWS, encoded by the exons ATGCAAACATCTTTTTGCAAGCAAACtgactggtggtgggacctcttgtggttCCACTCgg AAGTGATGCGGCGCGTGGCGTGCGCGGACGTGTGTCCCGCACCGACGCTCTGCGC AAGCTCCGAAAACAAGGAGTTACTCCGCCAACAGCTGCTGTCAGCCAGCAAGGAGCGATCCGCCGAAAAGTCTGAACAACCTAAACCAAAACACAGGAATAGACAGAAGAACCGATGGAAGCTCAAGTTCCACCATCAGGCGTTGCCCCAAGAATACCTTGACCACTACGAGCAGAGCTTGCAGAAGGCCAACGCGAAACAGAAACAGAAGGAGAAACCGAAGCCCGAACCGGCTCTCGACGTCAATAATATCACCAACGAAGCCTTTAAGGTTTGGGCGCAGCGCCTCGCCTCAATACAGAACAACACTGTCCTCGCACTCTCCGACGCGCTGCCGACCAGCATGATGCCACTCAGGCAAGATCGGACGGAAGATAAGAGGAAAAAGAATCCCGCCATCGCGCCCAGCAAGATCGTCACATACGACGACCTGCCATACATGGGGGAGATGACACTCAACAACTCCAAGCCGCGCCGGGGAAGAAAGCCGAAGAAGGCTGACATCTGTCATcttatttacgaaaattacggaACTGTAGTCCCCGGACAGCCCTCGCCACGTGAAGGGCTCAACTTAGTACCGTCGCCCTTCAGAGAACCGATCAACCCCAAGACTGACTTACAGAACAAGATTATATCTAATTTAATGGAACGAAAGCTCTCGCAAGAAAACAAGAGAAGAATGGAGAATGCCTCTCCCTCGCAGTACTCCACTCCGGCACTCATCGGGCACGACGAGCCACTTAACCTCTGCATCAGAGATCTACGCGACCTTAAAATTCAGATTCAGAAGAAATTTGGCAATATTTACACATCGCTGCTTGACGTGAAGTCCGACGACGCCGATAACTCAGATCCGGAGTCTTGCAAAAGCGAACAGCCTAACGCCATCTCTGTCATACAAAGGAACACCAGCATCTGTCCTCCCGCTCCCTCCCCTCTACAGGATGCGGATACAAAACTCGTCCTCAAGCAGATAACTGATTTATTAGATCCGAAACTTATCGACAGACTCGAAGATGCTAAAAAGAGTCCAGAGGCAAAGATGAAAAGGGCTTCTCCGAACCCAATCCAAGGTCCAGTGAAGAGGAAGAGATCTGCAATCTTTATTCCTCCCGTTCCAACCAAAAGCAATTCCACCACCCCCACTACTGAAGTGAGTATATGCAAGTTCAAGTTCACAGGCGGATCTAAGCCTTCGCTACAAGAGAAAAAGATGCTCTCAGTGGATTCGGGGGGAAACTTTCGGTACTACAGTGGCGGGAACAAGGGGAACAAAGGATATgagtatttacaaaataatcaaGCCAGGAGCCAACAGACCGGAGAACTTTCCGTAGATACAAAACCGAAAGAGGGCTTCAAAGAAGAAGAgagtaaaaaaaagagaaagagCAGAAAGAGTCTACAGAGAGAGAAATTGGAGCAAACATTCAAGGAGAAAGGGTTCCTCATACAAACGCAGCAACTGCAGTCGGCTGAAGGAGCGACCTACTGTAAATTTCGACAATTACGGAAATTTACAAGGTACTTATTCCGGAGTTGGAAGGATTATTTGCCCGGGGAATTGGAAGAAAAGCCAACCGAGAATAACGAGGTCAGGGACACCGCCGGGGACTGGAGTTAA